ATCATGCAGCACACCACCACACGCCTGGTGGAGATCCGCGCGGCTTCTGGGGCGCATTGGGGTGCTTGTGCTATGCCTTCTGAAGCGAGCGTGACCGCGGCTGCGCCCCCTGCTCAGGTGATTGGCGCATGGACACCGCTTCGCCATCCCAGCTTCCGTGCGCTATGGCTGGCGATGCTGACCAGCAACATCGGGACCTGGGTGCAGGATGTGGCCGCCGCCTGGTTCATGTCGGAGCGTACCGGCTCACCGCTCATGGTCGCGGCGGTGCAATCCGCGACGACGCTGCCGGTCGTGGCGTTCGCGCTCGTTGCCGGCACGCTGGCGGACATCGTTGATCGTCGGCGTTATCTGCTCGGGGTGCAGTTGTGGATGTTCTTCGTGGCCACGGTGGTCGCGCTGCAGGCACACGCCGGCCGGCTCGATGCATGGTCACTGTTGTGCCTGACCTTCGCGCTCGGCGCGGGGGCGGCCATGGCGATGCCGGCGCAGGCCGCGACCACCGCCGACCTGGTCCCACGCCCGATGCTGGCGCCGGCAGTGGCCATGGGCGCCATCGGCATGAACATCGCGAGATCCATTGGCCCCGCCCTCGGTGGGCTGATCGTGGCGCGATTCGGCGCGGCCTGGGCGTTTTCACTCAATGCGCTTTCATTCCTGGGCGTGGTGTTCGTCCTGTGGCGCTGGCGGCCGTCGAAGTCCGTCTCGGCCTTGCCCGCCGAGTCCTTCGGCGGAGCACTGCGCGCCGGGTTGCGCTATGCGGCACGAGCCAGCGAATTCCGGTCGGTGCTGATCAAGTCGGCCTGCTTCTTCGTGTTCGCCAGCGCCCTGCCCTCGCAGTTGGCGATCGTGGTTCGACAGCGGCTTTCCGCGGGAGCGGGCACCTATGGAATGTTGCTGACGTTCATCGGTGCGGGTGCGATCGGTGGCGCCATCGCATTGCCAAAGCTCCGGAAGCGGTTCGATGCCGACACACTGGTGCCAGCCGCGACCCTGCTCTATTCCCTCACCATGCTGGCCCTGGCGGGCCTGCGCGACCTGCGGCTCCTGTGCGTGGCGATGCTGGTCAACGGCGTGTCGTGGATCACCGTGCTGTCATCGCTCCAGACAGCCGCTCACGTCTCGGTCCCCGCATGGGTACGTGCCCGAGCGCTGTCGCTCTACATCGTGGTCTTCTCGGCGGGCATGGCGGGTGGCAGCCTGCTCTGGGGCACGATCGCGCAGCAAGCCGGCACGGGATGGGCGCTGACATCCGCGGCGGTATTGGCGGTACTCGCGGGTATCTTCTCGCTGCGTTTCCGGCTGAGCGTGGCCATGGCTCGGGATACCACCCCGTCCGCGCATTGGACGCAGCCGACCCCCGCCGCGAAGTTCGACCCCGAGCGCGGTCCGGTGCTGGTGACGGTGGAATACCTCATCGAGCCAGCGGACCGCGAAGAGTTCCTGCATCACATCCACCTGCTCGGAGGAACCCGCCGGCGCGACGGTGCGGTGCAGTGGGGTGTGATGGAAGACGTAGGACAGCCGGGTCGCTTTCTCGAATACTTCATCGTCGATTCCTGGCTGGAGCATCTTCGCCAGCACGAGCGAGTCACCCACGAGGAGAAACACCTGCAGGACAGGCTCCTCGCCCTGCATCGCGACGCGCGGCCACCGTCAGTACGCCACTTCGTCGGTGCCTCGCCCTCGAGCTCGCACTTCGTCCCCCTGGAGAACATTCCTTGAGCTGAAAATCAGGCGCTGCGCCACCCCTCCAGGGCGGTCAGAACAGCGGCGAACATCAGAAGACCGCCGACGAGCCGAGCGGCGGTGACATTGGCGGCGGGATTGGACTCGAGCCAACCGCGGGCCCCATCCGCGACCAGCGCGATGACGCCATACACGGCGGCCTGGATGAACGCGATGATGGCGCCGAGCACGAGTGCCTGGATCCAGAGGGGCCCATACTCCGGCCGCACGAACTGAGGGAACACGGCGAGCATGAAGAGGTAGGCCTTCGGATTGAGGAGGCAGGTCAGCACGCCGCGGCGGAACGTGACCGCGGGCGGGTGCTTTTCCCCGAGGGGAGCCGCGGAGAAGGCGGCGCCGCTCCTGAACAGGGAGATACCGATCCACGCCACATACAGGGCGCCGATCCACAGCAACACGTTGAAAGCGGAAGGGACGACCTTCAGCAACACGGCCACGCCGGTGGCACCGGCGGCCACGTGACAGGCACCACCGGCGATGATCCCCGCCACGGCCGACAGACCCGCTTTGCGGCCGCCCGTCAGGGAGCTGGCGAGGACGAACGCCATGTCGAGGCCGGGAAGGATGACGACCCCGAACACCAGGACGAAGAACAGCCACAGATGAGCGGTCTGCTGCATGAAGAAGGACTCCCGGCAATGAGCTGACCCGCCCCCACGCGGACGCGGCGGGTCAGATGACGGAAGCACGGTGGGGGGAATATAGGACGGAATCTGTCCTCATTCGACCCAGGCCCCCTCCCCTGTCCCGTCTCGAGATGTACGGCAGGGTCCTCGCGCGCGTCGCATCGACCGCCACGGATACGGGAACAGGGCCCCGCTGAGCCTGCCCCCCACAGCGGGGGCAGGCTCACACGTCAGTCCAATCGCGGCGTCGGTTCGTCCGTCAGGTGGCTCAATAGATGACGTAGGCGGCCGTGCCGCTGCAGCTGGTGCTGCGGAAGCAGCCGACTCGGATTTGATACGGCACGTTTTCGGCCCCTCCATTCACGCGGTAGACGACGTGCGAGAGGCTGCCGCAGGTGCCGAAGGCGTCGTCGTTCTCGGCCGCCACCAGGCCCGACGAGTCGTGCACCCGCAGGATGGTGTCACCGATGCCAGAGGCGCCCTCCACGCCACAGGTGCCCACATCGAGGACCTGGCCTGGCGACAGCGTCACGTCCCGGTTGGCGGTGTTGCGCGTACCGCTGCTGGTGTTGGTGAGGTTGAAGGAGAACGAGCCTCGGGTGAGGTCCGCATTCAAGGTCACCTTCCACACCACGGTGGCGCTGCAGCTCTCCGCACTGCCGCAGCCGGCGCGGAGGGTGTAGTCGCCGGAAGCCGACACCCTGAGCTTGAAGCCACACCCATCGTAGCTGGTGGCGACCTCGGTGCCCCGTGGGTCGAAGAGGCGCAGCTTGGGGTAACCGGTGGGGGGGAAGTCCTTCAGGCCACAGGTGCTCACCTGCAACACGTCGCCCGAGGAGAGCGTGAAGACCTTGTCCACCGTGTTCTGACGGGCGTCGTTGGTGTCGGCCGTGGTGTAGACGTACGAGTTCGCCGGGCGGGTCGGGGGCGGCGGCATACCGGCGCATAGCCGCGTGCTGCCGTTGTTGAGCTCGGTGCACAAGCCCTTGAGGGCCGGGTAGACGTAGGTGCTCTCCTGGCCGATGCAGCCCGTCTCGCTGCACGTGTTCACCACGTTGCAGCTGCCGTTGGCGACGTAGTCCTGACCCATACCGCGCACGAGGATGCCCGCCACGGTGTAGTTGCTCGTCTCGTACACGGCCGAGCCCGAGTTGCCAGGGAAGGTGTCCGAGTTGGACACGAAGTAGTCCAGGGTGCCCGAGCGCGCGTCACGCACCGAGCCACCGGAGTCGATCTTGAAGGGGATGCCGCTGCTGCTGCCGATGACGGCCACGTTCTGCCCGGCGCTCAGCGCGGTGTTGCCCGTGCGCACCGGTGCCGGGGCGAAGCGAGGCGTGGCCGGCCGGTCCAGGCGCACGATGGCGTAGTCCAGGAACTGCCCGTTCGACGTGCCATACTGGTGCGCCACGATGGAGGCGCACTTGAAGACGTCCTGCGTGGTGACCCGCTGCAGTACGCCCTCCGCGGTCCGGTAGAAATTGAAGACGATGTGGGTGTTGGCGCACTCCGCGACGTTTCCGACGCAGTGCCCCGCGGTGAGCACCAGGTCGTCGTCGATGAGCGTGCCGGTGCAGAAGGCCGCCCGCGGGTCATTCAGGAAGCGCTCGGTGGAGCAGAGATTGAGTCCGGCGCCCAGCGTCGGACCTGGGAAGGTGACGTTGTTGGGGTCCGTCGTATCGAGGAACTGTGGGTGCACCAACCCCACCGTGGCCTGTTGAGCCCGCGCGCGCAGCGTGGCGTCCGGGTGCGCATAGACGTCCTGACGGTCGTCCGTGCCATAGACGACCTCGCTCTTCGTGTTGCCAATGGCGGAGGACTTCTCGTCCTGCTCGTTCGCCGGGCCGCAGCCGGCCGTGAGCGAGAGAGTACACATCAGCGCGCCGATGAGGGGGCGTACCGGCGGGCCGAACCTGAAGTGTTTCATGGGAATTGATTCCTGTCTTCTTGGGGGGCGAGAAAACACGACAAAGACGACAGTGAAGCAAAACCAGGATACGCCCTTGAAGCCATACAGGAACCAATATCTGGGTGCCGCCTCCGAGCTGGAGCTGGCGTGGAAAGGCTGTCTCAACGCACCCGTAAGCGCGGCGGTTGGATGAGCCAGACGGCCCGGTCCTCCTGGAACGGGGCAAGGCCTGACGACTCACGGGCGCGAAGAGCCGGTTCACGGCACCAGCGGAGCGCCTCACTGCATGGCCAGGGCACGCACGTGCGCGGCTCCGTAGAAGTGGCCTCGCAACCCGGACGAACCGGTGTGCCCGTGGCACCGCCCCAGGCGGCCCCGGCCCTTCTCACACATTCCGAAATTCCCACGACAGGAGAAATCCATGTTCCGAAAGCTCGTTTCCCTCGCACTGCCCGCTGTCGCGCTGGGCCTCGCCGGCTGTGGCACCGACATGATGGAGCAGGAGCCCACCGCCCAGGCCGCCGAGCCGGTGGCCACCCAGGGGCAGGCGCTCACCTCGGTTGTCCTCAACAAGCCGTACCTGCCCTTCTTCGTGCCGCCGCTGCGCTCGGGCGACGCCGAGTTCGGCGGAAACGGTCCCGACATGGACATCGACTTCGAGATGGAGCTGCGCAACAACAACACCGAGCTGTGGGTGGGAATGGCCATCTGGGCGCGCGAGGTGGGGGGTGACACGTACGCCCAGGGCGATGTCTGGTACAAAGTCTTCACGGCCCCCAGCCCCATCCAGAGCATCACCCCGGTGGGCGTGAAGCCCGAGGGGCCGGAGTTCCACTTCGGCTACAGGGATTACGGCCACGCCACCGACACCTTCCAGTTCCCCCAGACAATCCCCGCCAGCCGGCTGGTGTGGCAGCTCTCCTGCGTGGGCGACACGGACGACAAGGAGGCTGGCTCGCGGACCGGCTGCTCGGCCATCCTCCACGACATGACCATCACCTACTGAGGTCCGCCTCCTCCAGCGGCGGCGCGACACGTGGCGCCGTCGCCGGGCCTTTCCCGTCACGCCTCCATCACCCCCGCGGCGACGAGGGCGATGTCTCCGGGCCAGATCGCGGCGAGGCGTTCCGCCGCCCTCCAGGCGCGGAGGCCGGAGCGGCAGACGAGCACGGCGCGCTGGCCGGGTTCGGGCAGCTCCATGCCGGGGCCGACCTCCGCCACGCTCAGGCGCCGCGCGGCGGGGTGGATCAGCGGGGCCTCATCCGCCCCGCGCAGATCGATGGTCAGGTCTCCTGGTTTGATCTCCGAGGGGGAGACGAATCGCGGCGCATGCGCGGGCTCCTCCGCCCCGTCGAAGCGGAAGCCGCCCGCGCGGAAGGTCGCGCCGTCGAAGGTGACGAGGCGCCCGAGGACGCCCGGCTCCCCCGCCAGCAACGCCAGAGCCATCTGCGCCTGCAGCGCACCGATCACCCCCACGACAGGGCCGAGCACGCCGGTTTCGGCACAGCTGCCCATCCGCTGCGGCAGGTCGGGGAAGACCGCACGCAGGCTCGGCGCACCGCCGCAGAAGCCGCCCGCATAGCCCTCCCGCCCCGTGACGGAGGCGGAGAGGAACGGAAGGCCCCGCTCGAGGCACACGTCCGAGAGGATGTAGCTGACCGCGAAGCTGTCGGCGCAGTCGAGGATCAGGTCGCAACCCTCGATGAGCCTTGGGGCGTTGGCGGGCTCCAGCGCGGCCACCACGGGCTCCACCACGCTCTCCGGGTTGAGCCCGGCCAGGTGACGGGCGCAGGCCTCGGCCTTGGGCTGGCCGAGGTCGCCCATGCGGAAGAGCGTCTGGCGGTGCAGGTTGCTCTCCTCCACCCGGTCGGGCTCGACGAGGCGGATGTGCCCCACTCCAGCCCCGACGAGATATTGCAGCACCGGCGCACCGAGGCCCCCCGCCCCCACGACGAGGAGCCGCGCCGCCCGGAGCCGCTCCTGAGCACCCTCCCCCAGCACGGCCGTCTGACGGGCATAGCGGCTCACCGCGTCACCTCCATCCATTCGGCGATCCGCGCCTCGGGGTCGGGGTTCAGCGTGATGTCGGTCACGACCGAGACGATGTCTGCCCCCGCCGCGAAGACGCCCGGAGCACGGGCGGTGCTCATGCCGCCGATGGCGACGAGGGGGAGGTCGCCGATCCGGCGTTTCCATTCCGTCACCCGCTCCAGCCCCTGCTGGTGCCATTTCATCTGCTTGAGGACGGTGGGATAGACCGGCCCCAGCGCGACGTAGTCGGGCTCGAGCGCGAGGGCCCGGTCGAGCTCGGCATGGTCGTGGGTGCTGATACCGAGGCGCAGCCCCGCGCGGCGGATGGCGGGCAGGTCGGCACCATCCAGATCCTCCTGCCCCAGATGCAGCCAGTCGCAGCCCTCCTCGATGGCGAGCCGCCAGTGATCGTTGACCACCAGCACGGCGCCGGCCTCGCGGCAGAGGTCGCGGGCGGCGGCGATCTGGCGGCGCAGCTCATCCGGCGCGCGGTCCTTGAGGCGGAGCTGGACGAGCTTCACGCCCAGGGGGAGCGCCCGGGGCAGCCAGCCCACGTCGTCGAAGATCGGGTAGAAGCGGTCGAGCGTCACAGGAAGGCCTTTCCAATCACGGGAGTGGAGGGTGCGGCCATGTCGCGCGGCGGCATCGGGCCGGCGCCGTGGGCGAGGCGCCCGGCCTCCAGTGCCTTCGCGAAGCCCTCGGCCATCGCCGCGGGATCGCCCGCCTTGGCGACGGCGGTGTTCAGGAGCACCGCGTCGAAGCCCATCTCCATCGCCGCGGCCGCCTGGCTCGGCAGGCCCAGCCCCGCGTCGATCACCATCGGCACGTCGGGGAAGTGCGCGCGCAGGCTGCGCAGGCCGTAGGGATTGAGCAGCCCCAGCCCCGTCCCGATCGGCGCGCCCCAGGGCATCAGCACCTCACAGCCCGCCTGCAAGAGGCGGTCGGCGAGCACCAGATCCTCCGTCATGTAGGGGAAGACCTTGAAGCCCTCGGTCACGAGGAGCCGCGCTGCCTCGACCAGGCCGAAGGGATCGGGCTGGAGCGTGTCGGCATTGCCGATCACCTCGAGCTTGATCCAGTCGGTCTCGAAGAGCTCGCGCGCCATCCGGGCGGTGGTGACCGCCTCGCGGGCGCTGTGGCAGCCGGCGGTGTTGGGGAGCACCCGCACGCCGAGCCCCGAGATCAGGCGCCAGAAATCCCGCCCCGCCCGCTCGCCCCCCGCCTCGCGGCGGACCGAGACGGTGGCGACGCCCGCGCCCGAACGGCGGAAGGCCTCGGCCAGCACGGCGGGCGAGGGATATTGCGCGGTGCCGAGCATCAGGGGCGAGGCGACTTCGGTTCCGTAGAAGACCGGCATCGGCTCAGCCCCCCTGCCGGGGCGTCACGATCTCCACCCGGTCGCCCGCGGCGAGGCGCAGCCCGTCGCGCGCGGCGGCGGGCACGAAGGCCTCGTTCACAGCGGTCGCGACCCTGGCTTCGCCATGGCCCAGTTCGAGGAGGAGCGCGCCGAGCGTCTCGCTCGCCGTCTCGCGCGTCTCGCCATTCACGGTGATCTTCATCGCAGGAGCTCCACTTGTTTGCCGGACAGAAGGTGGTCGGCCGCCATCCGCGCCAGAACCGGTGCCATCAGGTAGCCGTGGCGGTAGAGGCCGTTGAGGAAGAGCGTGCCGTCGCGCCGGATGAGGCGCGGGACGTTGTCGGGGAAGGCGGGCCGCGCATCGGCGCCAATCTCGAGGATCTCCGCCTCGCCGAAGGCCGGGTGCAGCGCATAGGCGGCGCTGAGGAGCTCCAGGACCGAGCGGACGCTCGCGCGCCCGCGCTCGGCGCTTTCGATCATCGTGGCGCCGAGCATGTAGATGCCGTCGCCGCGGGGGACGAGGTAGATGGGGATCCGCGGGTGGAGGAGCCGGATCGGGCGCGAGAGGGCCAGGTCGGGGAGGCGCAGCACCAGCATCTCTCCCTTCACGCCCCGGAGCTCGGGGAGCGCATCGCGCGCGGCGAGGCCCCGGCAGTCGATGCGCTGGCCCTCGGGCGCGGTCTCCGCGAAGGTGACGCCGAGCGCCGCGGCACGGGCGCGCAGGGTGGAGAGGGCCACGCGCGGCGTCAGATGCGCCTCGGTCGGGAAGAAGAGCCCGCGGTGGAAGCGGCCGTCGAGCCCGGGTTCGAGCGCGGCGAGCGCCTCGCCGCCCATCCACTGGTGCTCCCGCGTCCGGGCGGCGAAGCGGTCGAGCTCGGCCCGGTCGCGGCCCAGGGCGAGGACCAGCGTGCCGCGGCGGATGACATCCACCCCCTGCGCCACCCACCAGTCGGCGGCGGTCTGGCCAAGCCGGATCACCGGCTCTTCGGCCGTCTCGCCCTCGCAGAAGGGGGCGAGCATCCCGCCCGCCCACCAGGAACAGGCATGGGGACCCGGTGCGGGCCGGGGCTCGACCAGCGTCACCCGCCCACCGCGGCTCGCGAGCTCGACGGCGGTGCAGAGGCCCATGACCCCTGCGCCGAGGATGGAGAAGGCCGTGGGCGTCCGCATCGCGCTTCCTCTCTTCGCCACCGGCGGGGGTTCAGAGGGAAGCTCCGGGGCCACGACCGGGAGATCGCGCGCGCCCTTGCTGCTCTCCGTTCCCTACGCCGGTCCTAGCCGGATCAGGTTCGATGGGTTGGCGCCTGGCCTCTCAGCCCCGGGAAGGGGCACCCCAACGGAATGACTCATGGCTAGCAGCCGGGCGACGCAACGGCAAGTCTGGCGCGCGGGCGACCCTGGCCGCCAACGCTCCGCCGGGGCTCGGGCGTCCAGCGGCTGGGCTGGAGGGCTATACGGACTTCTGGGCCACGAGCCGGTTGAGCGGGTACTTGCTCCAGATCTGGATGGTGCGGGACTTCTCGTCGTACTTGAACACCAGCTTGCCGTACTTGCTCTTGGTCTCGGGATCCTTGATGAGGTTGACCTTGGTCTGCTGGTGTTGGAAGTCGATGGCCGCCTGTTGCAGGGGCTGCTGATGGGTCTGCTTCAACTGCATGGCCTTGGATTCCAGAGTGGGGAGCAGCTCCTCGCTGGCCTGGGCGGCCGAGAAAAGCTCTTCCAGGTACTCGGAGAAGTCCACTGAGCCCATGGCGGCCTCCTCATCGTTGCCCAGGGCCTTGCGCCGCAGGTCGCGCTCGATGATGTCGAAGACCAGGCGTTCGGACTCGACCTTCGAGTGCCCCGAGATGTCATCGAAGGAGAGGGCTCCGGTGCGAGCGGTCATCGTCACCTTCATCTGCTTGCACAAGAGGCTGTAGAACTGGAAGGCGAAGCTCGTGGTGAGGTCCGGACCGGAGCGCGTACCCAGATTCTCGGGGGCGTGGGACTTGAGGTAGTCCCGAGCCCGTCCGCCGTAACACATCACCAGCGTGAGCTTCAGGGGGCTGGCCTTGTAGCGATCCTCCACGAGCATCATGAAGAGCTCGTAGAGTTGGAGGTAGGAGATCTTCACCGTCCCCGACAGCAGCTTGCAGGAGCCGTGGGTGACGTCA
This is a stretch of genomic DNA from Archangium violaceum. It encodes these proteins:
- a CDS encoding thiamine phosphate synthase; translation: MTLDRFYPIFDDVGWLPRALPLGVKLVQLRLKDRAPDELRRQIAAARDLCREAGAVLVVNDHWRLAIEEGCDWLHLGQEDLDGADLPAIRRAGLRLGISTHDHAELDRALALEPDYVALGPVYPTVLKQMKWHQQGLERVTEWKRRIGDLPLVAIGGMSTARAPGVFAAGADIVSVVTDITLNPDPEARIAEWMEVTR
- a CDS encoding LysE family translocator — its product is MQQTAHLWLFFVLVFGVVILPGLDMAFVLASSLTGGRKAGLSAVAGIIAGGACHVAAGATGVAVLLKVVPSAFNVLLWIGALYVAWIGISLFRSGAAFSAAPLGEKHPPAVTFRRGVLTCLLNPKAYLFMLAVFPQFVRPEYGPLWIQALVLGAIIAFIQAAVYGVIALVADGARGWLESNPAANVTAARLVGGLLMFAAVLTALEGWRSA
- a CDS encoding trypsin-like serine peptidase, giving the protein MKHFRFGPPVRPLIGALMCTLSLTAGCGPANEQDEKSSAIGNTKSEVVYGTDDRQDVYAHPDATLRARAQQATVGLVHPQFLDTTDPNNVTFPGPTLGAGLNLCSTERFLNDPRAAFCTGTLIDDDLVLTAGHCVGNVAECANTHIVFNFYRTAEGVLQRVTTQDVFKCASIVAHQYGTSNGQFLDYAIVRLDRPATPRFAPAPVRTGNTALSAGQNVAVIGSSSGIPFKIDSGGSVRDARSGTLDYFVSNSDTFPGNSGSAVYETSNYTVAGILVRGMGQDYVANGSCNVVNTCSETGCIGQESTYVYPALKGLCTELNNGSTRLCAGMPPPPTRPANSYVYTTADTNDARQNTVDKVFTLSSGDVLQVSTCGLKDFPPTGYPKLRLFDPRGTEVATSYDGCGFKLRVSASGDYTLRAGCGSAESCSATVVWKVTLNADLTRGSFSFNLTNTSSGTRNTANRDVTLSPGQVLDVGTCGVEGASGIGDTILRVHDSSGLVAAENDDAFGTCGSLSHVVYRVNGGAENVPYQIRVGCFRSTSCSGTAAYVIY
- a CDS encoding thiazole synthase, which gives rise to MPVFYGTEVASPLMLGTAQYPSPAVLAEAFRRSGAGVATVSVRREAGGERAGRDFWRLISGLGVRVLPNTAGCHSAREAVTTARMARELFETDWIKLEVIGNADTLQPDPFGLVEAARLLVTEGFKVFPYMTEDLVLADRLLQAGCEVLMPWGAPIGTGLGLLNPYGLRSLRAHFPDVPMVIDAGLGLPSQAAAAMEMGFDAVLLNTAVAKAGDPAAMAEGFAKALEAGRLAHGAGPMPPRDMAAPSTPVIGKAFL
- a CDS encoding HesA/MoeB/ThiF family protein → MSRYARQTAVLGEGAQERLRAARLLVVGAGGLGAPVLQYLVGAGVGHIRLVEPDRVEESNLHRQTLFRMGDLGQPKAEACARHLAGLNPESVVEPVVAALEPANAPRLIEGCDLILDCADSFAVSYILSDVCLERGLPFLSASVTGREGYAGGFCGGAPSLRAVFPDLPQRMGSCAETGVLGPVVGVIGALQAQMALALLAGEPGVLGRLVTFDGATFRAGGFRFDGAEEPAHAPRFVSPSEIKPGDLTIDLRGADEAPLIHPAARRLSVAEVGPGMELPEPGQRAVLVCRSGLRAWRAAERLAAIWPGDIALVAAGVMEA
- a CDS encoding FAD-dependent oxidoreductase; amino-acid sequence: MRTPTAFSILGAGVMGLCTAVELASRGGRVTLVEPRPAPGPHACSWWAGGMLAPFCEGETAEEPVIRLGQTAADWWVAQGVDVIRRGTLVLALGRDRAELDRFAARTREHQWMGGEALAALEPGLDGRFHRGLFFPTEAHLTPRVALSTLRARAAALGVTFAETAPEGQRIDCRGLAARDALPELRGVKGEMLVLRLPDLALSRPIRLLHPRIPIYLVPRGDGIYMLGATMIESAERGRASVRSVLELLSAAYALHPAFGEAEILEIGADARPAFPDNVPRLIRRDGTLFLNGLYRHGYLMAPVLARMAADHLLSGKQVELLR
- the thiS gene encoding sulfur carrier protein ThiS, whose amino-acid sequence is MKITVNGETRETASETLGALLLELGHGEARVATAVNEAFVPAAARDGLRLAAGDRVEIVTPRQGG
- a CDS encoding MFS transporter; translation: MLTSNIGTWVQDVAAAWFMSERTGSPLMVAAVQSATTLPVVAFALVAGTLADIVDRRRYLLGVQLWMFFVATVVALQAHAGRLDAWSLLCLTFALGAGAAMAMPAQAATTADLVPRPMLAPAVAMGAIGMNIARSIGPALGGLIVARFGAAWAFSLNALSFLGVVFVLWRWRPSKSVSALPAESFGGALRAGLRYAARASEFRSVLIKSACFFVFASALPSQLAIVVRQRLSAGAGTYGMLLTFIGAGAIGGAIALPKLRKRFDADTLVPAATLLYSLTMLALAGLRDLRLLCVAMLVNGVSWITVLSSLQTAAHVSVPAWVRARALSLYIVVFSAGMAGGSLLWGTIAQQAGTGWALTSAAVLAVLAGIFSLRFRLSVAMARDTTPSAHWTQPTPAAKFDPERGPVLVTVEYLIEPADREEFLHHIHLLGGTRRRDGAVQWGVMEDVGQPGRFLEYFIVDSWLEHLRQHERVTHEEKHLQDRLLALHRDARPPSVRHFVGASPSSSHFVPLENIP